A stretch of Lujinxingia sediminis DNA encodes these proteins:
- a CDS encoding pyridoxine 5'-phosphate synthase, with protein sequence MRPRLGVNVDHVATIRQARNTRYPDPVSAAAIAELAGADQITIHLREDRRHIQDRDLRVLRETVQTRLNLEMAATDEMFKIAMELRPDMITLVPERREEQTTEGGLAVAGQEKVLGPYLERLRRSGAHLSLFIDPDPVQIEASADLGVDIVELHTGDYCESAAEFTNTLAPSEFERDHEWRRLRDAASRAASAGLTVAAGHGLDYKNVLAVAAISEFEEFNIGHSIVARAIYVGFERAVAEMIEALAEGRSLAE encoded by the coding sequence ATGCGCCCGAGGCTGGGCGTGAACGTCGATCATGTTGCCACCATCCGCCAGGCCCGAAACACGCGCTACCCCGATCCGGTCAGCGCCGCGGCCATCGCCGAGCTTGCGGGTGCCGACCAGATCACCATTCACCTGCGCGAGGATCGCCGCCACATTCAGGATCGCGACCTTCGGGTATTGCGTGAAACGGTGCAGACCCGCCTCAATCTGGAGATGGCCGCTACCGACGAGATGTTCAAGATCGCCATGGAGCTCCGCCCCGACATGATCACGCTGGTGCCCGAGCGCCGCGAGGAGCAGACCACCGAAGGCGGCCTGGCCGTGGCTGGTCAAGAGAAGGTCTTGGGCCCCTATCTTGAGCGTCTTCGCCGGAGCGGGGCGCATCTAAGCCTCTTTATCGACCCGGACCCGGTTCAGATCGAAGCCAGCGCGGATCTCGGCGTCGATATCGTCGAACTTCATACCGGCGACTATTGCGAGTCGGCTGCCGAATTCACCAATACGCTGGCCCCGTCCGAGTTTGAGCGCGACCACGAGTGGCGCCGTCTCCGCGACGCCGCCTCCCGGGCTGCCAGCGCCGGACTGACCGTGGCCGCCGGCCACGGCCTGGACTACAAAAACGTGCTAGCCGTGGCCGCGATCTCCGAGTTTGAAGAGTTCAATATCGGCCACAGCATCGTCGCGCGCGCCATCTACGTGGGCTTTGAGCGTGCGGTCGCTGAGATGATCGAGGCGCTTGCCGAAGGCCGCTCCCTGGCCGAGTAG
- the glmM gene encoding phosphoglucosamine mutase, giving the protein MTTRQLFGTDGIRGVANQYPMTADLAVRLGQAIAQHFKCRPDERPFGHRTRIVIGKDTRISGYMFESGLAAGITSMGADVQLVGPLPTPGISFLTTGMRADAGIVISASHNAYQDNGIKIFASDGFKLPDEVELAIEDLVLSDGKLQPNTDRIGKAARIDDATGRYIVFLKNTFPRDLTLDGLRVVVDCANGAAYKVAPAVLRELGAEVFTLGVDPDGYNINQDCGSLHPHNTARRVRETRADVGITLDGDADRLILIDENGDIVDGDGILALCAIHLHEQGKLADNTLVTTVMSNVGLEVALQKRGINLVRTSVGDRYVVEEMRNGGYTLGGEQSGHMVFLEHSTTGDGLLAALQVLAIMQRQKCPLSKLARVMKPFPQVLLNLKVREKPPLEELEAFQKMVRQVESELAGEGRVLARYSGTEAKARIMVEGPDQLKVRAYAEALLAQLRELIGA; this is encoded by the coding sequence ATGACCACCCGACAGCTTTTTGGAACCGACGGCATCCGCGGCGTCGCCAACCAGTACCCCATGACCGCCGACCTGGCCGTACGCCTGGGCCAGGCGATCGCACAGCATTTTAAATGCCGCCCCGATGAGCGGCCCTTCGGCCACCGCACGCGTATTGTCATCGGCAAAGACACCCGCATCTCCGGCTATATGTTCGAATCGGGCCTGGCCGCGGGCATCACCTCGATGGGCGCCGACGTGCAGCTTGTCGGCCCACTGCCCACGCCGGGGATCTCTTTTCTGACGACCGGGATGCGTGCCGACGCCGGCATCGTCATCAGCGCCAGCCATAACGCCTATCAGGATAATGGCATCAAAATCTTTGCCTCCGACGGCTTCAAACTCCCCGATGAGGTGGAGCTGGCCATCGAAGATCTCGTATTGAGCGATGGCAAACTTCAGCCCAACACCGACCGCATCGGCAAAGCCGCGCGTATCGATGACGCGACCGGCCGCTACATCGTCTTTCTCAAGAACACCTTCCCCCGCGACCTGACCCTTGACGGCCTGCGGGTGGTCGTCGACTGCGCCAACGGTGCCGCTTACAAAGTCGCCCCGGCAGTGCTCCGCGAGCTCGGCGCGGAAGTCTTCACCCTCGGCGTGGATCCTGACGGCTACAACATCAACCAGGACTGCGGCAGCCTCCACCCGCACAACACAGCGCGCCGCGTACGCGAGACCCGTGCCGATGTAGGCATTACGCTCGACGGCGACGCCGACCGCCTCATCCTCATCGATGAAAATGGCGACATCGTTGACGGAGACGGCATCCTGGCCCTCTGTGCCATCCACCTCCACGAGCAGGGCAAACTTGCCGACAACACCCTGGTCACCACGGTGATGAGCAACGTGGGCCTGGAGGTCGCGCTTCAGAAACGGGGCATCAACCTTGTACGCACCTCGGTGGGCGACCGCTACGTGGTCGAAGAAATGCGCAACGGCGGCTACACCCTCGGCGGCGAGCAGAGCGGCCACATGGTCTTTCTGGAGCACTCGACCACCGGCGACGGCTTGCTCGCCGCACTTCAAGTGCTGGCCATCATGCAGCGCCAGAAGTGTCCGCTTAGCAAACTTGCGCGCGTCATGAAGCCTTTCCCCCAGGTCTTGCTTAACCTGAAGGTGCGCGAGAAGCCGCCGCTTGAAGAACTTGAGGCCTTTCAGAAGATGGTCCGCCAGGTCGAGAGCGAGCTCGCCGGAGAGGGCCGCGTACTGGCGCGTTATTCCGGAACCGAGGCCAAAGCCCGAATCATGGTCGAAGGCCCCGATCAGCTTAAGGTACGTGCCTACGCCGAGGCGCTTCTCGCCCAACTTCGCGAACTCATCGGCGCCTGA
- a CDS encoding CdaR family protein encodes MSSLSLQTVLRRIFVHNFSLKFIAAVLTLALYIWVSEDRETVVASFAPVRIVVPENQVLVSDPLDRVKVTIRGRWSDINRFDPSNLEPIRLDLTPADSDSIVTISGNMVRVPPGLRVVSIEPSSMYVELEPEAQRVVPIIPQTTGEPQSSYVVEGVDVSPARVTIRGPRSRLERINSVQTEPVDVGSRSESFERNVQLRVEDGLVRVEYDSRISVRVRIGSELITRTLEDVPITGVNTSLDVNISPATTSVSVRGPRGLVEALNPDVVRAEIDLSDEDRRPPGTFSKTVEIQNLPPGVEMTRVYPDRFRVITTER; translated from the coding sequence ATGAGTTCTCTGAGTTTGCAAACGGTGCTGCGCCGCATCTTCGTGCATAACTTCTCGCTAAAGTTCATCGCGGCGGTGCTCACCCTTGCGCTCTACATCTGGGTCAGCGAAGACCGCGAAACGGTCGTCGCGAGCTTCGCACCGGTTCGCATCGTGGTGCCCGAAAATCAGGTACTGGTGTCCGACCCGCTCGACCGGGTCAAGGTCACCATTCGCGGTCGCTGGTCGGACATCAATCGCTTTGATCCCAGCAACCTCGAACCTATACGCCTGGACCTGACGCCCGCCGACAGCGACTCCATCGTGACGATCAGCGGCAACATGGTGCGGGTGCCGCCCGGGCTACGGGTCGTCTCGATCGAGCCGAGTTCCATGTACGTAGAGCTTGAGCCGGAGGCGCAGCGGGTCGTACCGATCATTCCTCAGACCACCGGCGAGCCGCAGAGCTCCTATGTGGTGGAGGGCGTCGACGTGAGCCCCGCCCGCGTGACCATTCGTGGCCCGCGCTCGCGCCTGGAGCGCATCAACTCGGTGCAGACTGAGCCGGTCGATGTGGGGAGCCGGAGCGAGTCCTTTGAGCGCAACGTGCAACTGCGCGTGGAAGATGGCCTGGTGCGCGTGGAGTATGACAGCCGCATAAGCGTGCGTGTGCGCATCGGCTCGGAACTCATCACCCGCACCCTGGAAGATGTCCCGATCACGGGCGTCAACACGTCGCTGGACGTCAACATCTCGCCGGCCACCACCTCGGTGTCCGTGCGTGGCCCCCGCGGGCTGGTCGAGGCCCTCAACCCCGACGTGGTACGCGCCGAGATCGATTTGAGCGACGAAGATCGCCGCCCTCCAGGTACCTTCTCCAAGACCGTGGAGATTCAGAACCTCCCGCCTGGCGTCGAGATGACGCGGGTCTACCCGGACCGTTTCCGCGTGATCACAACCGAGCGTTGA
- the cdaA gene encoding diadenylate cyclase CdaA, whose product MDLLFDIFRVDSGWQAFFTILDMTIVFIVIYRVLLLIKGTRALQMLFGLIFILIFFYISQEDYLNLATTHWLIDMFIANLIIIVVIIFQHDIRRALAQVGRAPILGGARSYEETSVLEEVVKACVMLSSRKLGALIAIEREADLSHFTEEGIKLDAVVTKDVLFTLFLPEHQNPLHDGAVIIQKGRVSAAGCFLPLTINPRVEKTLGTRHRAGIGVTEDTDAAVAIVSEETGTISIAYEGELHRDLDANEMRSLLQKIYRAGTSSAPAGSLFERLKVSLQDRGTPAAPSNDEAEKDEVSS is encoded by the coding sequence ATGGATCTTCTCTTCGACATCTTCCGGGTGGACTCAGGCTGGCAAGCCTTCTTCACCATCCTGGACATGACGATCGTGTTCATCGTCATCTATCGGGTGCTCTTGCTCATCAAGGGCACGCGTGCGCTGCAGATGTTATTCGGGCTGATCTTTATCCTGATCTTTTTCTACATCTCTCAGGAAGACTACCTCAACCTGGCCACGACCCACTGGTTGATCGATATGTTTATCGCCAACCTGATCATCATCGTGGTCATCATCTTCCAGCATGATATCCGCCGCGCGCTCGCGCAGGTCGGTCGTGCCCCCATCCTGGGCGGCGCGCGCTCGTACGAAGAAACCTCGGTACTTGAAGAGGTCGTCAAGGCCTGCGTCATGCTCTCCAGCCGTAAGCTCGGCGCGCTCATCGCCATTGAGCGTGAAGCGGACTTAAGCCACTTCACCGAAGAGGGCATCAAACTCGACGCAGTCGTGACCAAAGATGTGCTCTTCACCCTCTTTCTCCCCGAGCATCAGAACCCGCTGCACGACGGCGCGGTCATCATTCAGAAGGGACGTGTCTCGGCGGCGGGCTGTTTTTTACCGCTGACGATCAACCCGCGCGTGGAGAAGACCCTGGGCACCCGGCACCGCGCTGGCATCGGTGTGACCGAAGATACCGACGCGGCCGTAGCGATCGTCAGCGAGGAAACCGGCACGATCTCCATCGCCTATGAGGGCGAGCTTCACCGGGATCTCGACGCCAACGAGATGCGTTCTCTGCTGCAGAAGATCTACCGCGCGGGGACCAGCTCGGCGCCGGCTGGCTCATTGTTCGAACGGCTGAAGGTCAGCCTTCAGGATCGCGGCACCCCGGCAGCCCCCTCCAATGACGAGGCCGAGAAAGACGAGGTCTCCTCATGA
- the folP gene encoding dihydropteroate synthase produces the protein MAFLAAPRPRAHVPTLEVGTRALPFEDRVHIMGVVNVTPDSFSDGGEFFDAERAIAHGLELAAAGADILDIGGESTRPGAEPVTLEEELRRVIPVVEGLAQRCDAWLSVDTYKAELARQAIIAGAHIINDISAMTFDSAMVEVIAAHDVGVVLMHTRDRPQTMQDDLSEGDIVAEVVEHLEERLHAARDAGITCERVLLDPGIGFGKNVAQNYRLIRELSRLRELGCAIVLGTSRKSLIGAVTGRPAAERLMGTAATVACGIFAGADIVRVHDVAELVDVVRVSEALCQMGSF, from the coding sequence ATGGCTTTTCTGGCAGCCCCCCGGCCCAGAGCACACGTGCCGACCCTTGAGGTCGGCACGCGCGCTCTGCCCTTCGAAGATCGCGTCCACATCATGGGCGTGGTCAACGTCACTCCCGACTCCTTCTCCGACGGCGGCGAGTTTTTCGACGCGGAGCGAGCCATCGCTCACGGCCTGGAGTTGGCAGCCGCCGGAGCCGATATCCTGGACATCGGCGGGGAGTCCACCCGCCCCGGTGCCGAGCCCGTGACTCTGGAGGAAGAGTTACGGCGAGTGATCCCGGTCGTCGAGGGGCTCGCACAGCGTTGCGACGCCTGGCTCTCCGTCGATACCTACAAGGCGGAGCTCGCCCGGCAGGCGATTATTGCCGGCGCTCATATCATCAACGATATCAGCGCGATGACCTTTGATTCGGCCATGGTCGAAGTCATCGCCGCGCATGACGTTGGCGTGGTCCTCATGCACACCAGGGACCGCCCACAAACCATGCAGGACGATTTGAGCGAGGGTGATATCGTTGCAGAAGTCGTCGAGCACCTCGAAGAACGCCTACATGCAGCGCGTGATGCGGGCATCACCTGCGAGCGCGTACTCCTCGATCCGGGCATTGGTTTTGGCAAGAATGTGGCTCAGAACTACCGCCTCATCCGTGAACTGAGCCGACTTCGTGAGCTGGGGTGTGCGATTGTGCTGGGCACAAGCCGTAAAAGCCTCATCGGTGCCGTCACCGGCCGCCCCGCCGCAGAACGCCTGATGGGCACCGCCGCGACGGTAGCCTGCGGCATCTTCGCCGGCGCCGACATCGTGCGGGTGCACGACGTCGCCGAGCTTGTCGATGTGGTGCGGGTCAGCGAGGCCCTCTGCCAGATGGGGTCATTCTGA
- the ftsH gene encoding ATP-dependent zinc metalloprotease FtsH, with protein sequence MLNKIPLRASLIWGILIIMVVVVFNIMTDTSIDSSEISFSQFRNAVETGQIEEVTIKDLEVKGTFNEEYAREHHEGKTEFNTVGPVGEDLQDMLAAQQIEFSFDRADEDGVWKTILVTSIPLILLVMVLIFFMRQFQGGGGGRAMTFGKSRARLLNENQNKVTFNDIAGIDEAKEELQEIVEFLKNPKKFTRLGGRIPKGVLLMGSPGTGKTLLARGVAGEAGVPFFSISGSDFVEMFVGVGASRVRDLFEQGKKNAPCIIFIDEIDAVGRHRGSGMGGGHDEREQTLNQLLVEMDGFESNEGVILIAATNRADVLDPALLRPGRFDRRVMVAPPDVRGREQILKIHTRRTPIGKTVDLKDIARGTPGFSGADLENLVNEAALLAARANKDRVESIDFEEAKDKVLMGAERKSIVLTDEEKAVTAYHESGHAIVALRQTNTDPVHKVTIIPRGRALGVTQQLPTKDRYNLNRDYVLERIAVMMGGRAAEELIYNQFTTGAGQDIKVATNLARQMVCEWGMSEAIGPLFYGESQEASLSTTRPYSEDLAREIDAEVRRIVKDAYKRAYDLLMENRELLELMTEALLEFEALDADEIRYLAEEGKLDWIREERQKKMAEEAEEAEKTPKTGFASKIKEQVPPVGPNLAPSNT encoded by the coding sequence GTGCTCAACAAGATCCCCCTCCGCGCATCATTGATCTGGGGTATTCTCATCATCATGGTCGTGGTGGTTTTCAACATCATGACCGACACCTCCATCGACTCCTCCGAGATCTCCTTTAGCCAGTTCCGCAACGCGGTGGAGACCGGGCAGATCGAGGAAGTCACCATCAAAGACCTCGAGGTCAAGGGCACCTTCAATGAGGAGTACGCCCGCGAGCATCACGAGGGCAAAACCGAATTCAACACCGTCGGCCCGGTCGGTGAAGATCTTCAGGACATGCTCGCTGCCCAGCAGATCGAGTTCTCCTTTGATCGCGCCGACGAAGACGGCGTCTGGAAGACGATCCTCGTGACCTCGATCCCGCTTATTCTGCTGGTGATGGTCCTGATCTTCTTTATGCGCCAGTTCCAGGGCGGCGGCGGTGGCCGTGCGATGACCTTTGGGAAGTCGCGGGCACGCCTGCTCAACGAAAACCAGAATAAGGTCACCTTCAACGACATCGCCGGCATCGATGAGGCCAAAGAAGAACTCCAGGAGATCGTCGAGTTCCTCAAGAACCCCAAAAAGTTCACCCGACTGGGCGGCCGTATCCCCAAGGGCGTGCTTCTGATGGGTTCGCCCGGTACCGGTAAGACCCTGCTTGCCCGCGGTGTGGCCGGTGAAGCTGGCGTTCCCTTCTTCTCGATCTCCGGCTCGGACTTTGTCGAGATGTTCGTCGGCGTGGGTGCCTCGCGCGTTCGTGACCTCTTTGAGCAGGGCAAGAAGAACGCGCCCTGCATCATCTTCATCGATGAGATCGACGCCGTCGGTCGCCACCGTGGCTCGGGCATGGGCGGTGGGCACGATGAGCGCGAGCAGACGCTCAACCAGCTCCTTGTCGAGATGGACGGCTTTGAGTCCAACGAAGGCGTCATCCTCATCGCCGCGACCAACCGCGCCGACGTGCTCGACCCGGCGCTACTTCGTCCGGGCCGCTTCGACCGCCGTGTGATGGTCGCGCCGCCCGATGTCCGCGGCCGTGAGCAGATCCTTAAGATCCACACCCGCCGCACCCCCATCGGCAAGACCGTCGACCTCAAAGACATCGCCCGCGGCACCCCGGGCTTCTCCGGCGCCGATCTTGAGAACCTGGTCAACGAGGCCGCCCTGCTCGCCGCGCGCGCGAACAAAGATCGCGTCGAGTCCATCGACTTCGAAGAGGCCAAAGACAAGGTCCTGATGGGCGCTGAGCGCAAGAGCATCGTGCTCACCGATGAGGAGAAGGCCGTCACCGCCTACCACGAGTCAGGCCACGCGATTGTCGCGCTGCGCCAGACCAACACCGACCCGGTGCATAAGGTCACGATCATCCCGCGTGGTCGGGCTCTCGGTGTGACGCAGCAGCTGCCCACCAAGGATCGCTACAACCTCAACCGCGACTACGTGCTCGAGCGCATCGCGGTGATGATGGGCGGTCGCGCCGCCGAAGAGCTGATCTACAACCAGTTCACCACCGGCGCCGGCCAGGATATCAAGGTCGCCACCAACCTGGCGCGCCAGATGGTCTGTGAGTGGGGCATGAGCGAGGCTATCGGGCCGCTCTTCTATGGCGAGTCGCAGGAAGCCAGCCTCAGCACCACCCGCCCCTACAGCGAAGACCTCGCCCGCGAGATCGACGCCGAGGTGCGACGCATCGTCAAGGACGCCTACAAGCGCGCCTACGACCTGCTGATGGAGAACCGCGAGCTGCTTGAGCTGATGACCGAAGCGCTCCTGGAGTTCGAAGCGCTGGATGCCGATGAGATCCGCTACCTGGCCGAGGAGGGCAAGCTCGACTGGATCCGGGAGGAGCGCCAGAAGAAGATGGCCGAAGAAGCCGAGGAGGCCGAGAAGACTCCCAAGACCGGTTTCGCCTCTAAGATCAAAGAGCAGGTCCCGCCGGTCGGGCCCAACCTGGCGCCCTCCAACACCTGA
- the tilS gene encoding tRNA lysidine(34) synthetase TilS, protein MPTPPTASEDTLLEGVQNALEHADIRRGDRLVVAWSGGRDSTVLLDLLQRLAPGLHLHLIAAHVDHAMRESSSRDAEHCEAWARTSGIQLERVTLSPGQASNQADARQARYQALGAIAQTHRASALLTAHHGDDRLESALINLLRGSGLDGLATLKEDATLTIEDRRLRVLRPMLFASAEQVGDYARQRQLTWVEDPTNATDRYLRNRIRREVTPALRAIAGELGPARRTLINLEAERQAADDVADALERRARRPPLEPDAHAFDARTLLNAPHATCTRIILRIAPHFARETLAGVLAMLPGAFSITPKHLSAPGFLVRVSHGQLVLLPSRERGGRDRLHPVAAPANFASTPQGTLAWQGSLLQWSLVPRAEAAPDHPARPWRCLLPHSLAKQPLTLRGYRPGDTLMRLRQDGTSQTRKASTVFQAAQLGTDVRWCWPCIADTNNNLIWIAGLKPPSFPAQNTSAHPFWEIVVRPGAALSAILHWQRK, encoded by the coding sequence ATGCCAACACCTCCGACTGCCAGCGAAGACACCTTGCTCGAAGGTGTTCAAAACGCATTAGAACACGCCGATATCCGCCGGGGAGATAGGCTTGTCGTTGCATGGAGTGGAGGACGCGACTCCACCGTCTTGCTCGATCTTCTGCAAAGACTCGCACCAGGCCTGCACCTTCACCTGATCGCCGCCCACGTGGACCACGCCATGCGTGAGAGCTCTTCGCGCGACGCCGAGCATTGCGAAGCGTGGGCGCGAACATCAGGCATCCAGCTCGAACGCGTCACGCTCTCGCCGGGCCAGGCCTCAAACCAGGCCGATGCACGCCAGGCCCGCTACCAGGCGCTTGGAGCCATCGCACAGACCCATCGGGCCTCCGCGCTGCTGACCGCACACCACGGCGACGATCGCCTGGAGAGCGCGCTGATCAACCTGCTGCGCGGCAGCGGCCTCGATGGCCTGGCGACCTTGAAAGAAGACGCCACGCTCACCATCGAAGATCGCAGATTACGCGTCCTTCGACCGATGCTCTTCGCGTCCGCTGAGCAGGTCGGCGACTACGCGCGCCAGCGACAACTCACCTGGGTCGAAGATCCGACCAACGCCACCGACCGCTACCTGCGAAACCGCATCCGCAGGGAAGTCACCCCCGCGCTCCGAGCGATCGCCGGCGAGCTCGGCCCGGCACGCCGCACGCTGATAAACCTGGAGGCCGAGCGGCAGGCGGCAGACGACGTGGCAGACGCGCTGGAGCGACGCGCACGCCGACCGCCGCTTGAGCCCGACGCACACGCCTTCGATGCCCGCACACTGCTAAACGCACCGCACGCCACCTGCACCCGCATCATCCTGCGCATCGCGCCTCACTTCGCTCGCGAGACGCTTGCAGGTGTCCTCGCCATGCTACCGGGTGCCTTCTCCATCACCCCGAAACACCTGAGCGCGCCCGGCTTTCTGGTGCGCGTTAGCCACGGCCAGCTGGTGCTCCTGCCCTCGCGCGAGCGCGGCGGACGCGATCGCCTGCACCCCGTCGCCGCGCCGGCAAACTTCGCCTCCACCCCACAGGGCACACTTGCGTGGCAGGGCTCCCTCCTGCAGTGGTCGCTCGTGCCCCGGGCCGAGGCTGCGCCCGACCACCCCGCTCGCCCCTGGCGCTGCCTGCTCCCCCATTCGCTCGCGAAGCAACCTCTGACGCTGCGAGGCTATCGCCCGGGCGATACGCTTATGCGCCTGCGCCAGGACGGCACATCGCAGACGCGAAAAGCCAGCACCGTCTTTCAGGCCGCTCAACTGGGCACCGACGTGCGCTGGTGCTGGCCCTGCATCGCGGACACCAACAACAACCTGATCTGGATCGCCGGGCTGAAGCCCCCTTCTTTTCCCGCTCAAAACACGTCAGCGCACCCCTTTTGGGAGATCGTGGTGCGACCTGGCGCCGCCCTGAGTGCAATTCTTCACTGGCAGCGGAAATAA
- a CDS encoding AgmX/PglI C-terminal domain-containing protein encodes MKPKNHNLRVALVWNGTIYQESTFTKDSAPKVTIGEDDKNVFSVPAPGLPASLDVFERQDSGYKIRITDRIEASLHIDDEEFDLEELIEEGKATKSGTVSTDEGKATVYEVDLSFGDWGVLNLGNVNIFFQLVERGEAIVGTSPKEIFDGPLSVSLIVAAIAHLIFLITAMMQPIEPELTDLEVMDRFARFAVDDVDAALEEEEEVEEPAEDTTGKKAGGEEGEFGDPDEDMPDSKIPKVDGPMVDEIDVKNIGVHEALSNNIISDGPLANLFGNSEGFDSKMNVAMSGEGGELQIGRGQGGMGMRGSGSGGGGEGFGRVGGLGKVDTGGGKGTGAALGKKKERKVEARMSTGAPAVGDFCDPGNIRSVVSRRQPAIRHCFERELQTNPTLSGNITATWRVQLDGSVSNAAIASSTMNNSSVESCITRVIDRLRFEKPDGGVCVINYPFVFSGIE; translated from the coding sequence GTGAAGCCGAAGAATCATAACCTGCGCGTCGCGCTAGTCTGGAACGGGACGATCTATCAAGAGTCGACGTTCACCAAAGACAGCGCGCCTAAAGTCACCATCGGTGAAGATGATAAGAACGTCTTCTCGGTCCCGGCGCCGGGGCTTCCTGCCTCGCTTGATGTATTTGAGCGTCAGGACTCGGGTTATAAAATCCGAATCACCGATAGGATCGAAGCCTCCCTCCATATTGATGATGAGGAGTTTGACCTCGAAGAACTCATCGAAGAGGGCAAAGCTACCAAGTCGGGTACCGTAAGCACCGATGAGGGCAAGGCTACCGTTTACGAAGTGGACTTGAGCTTCGGCGATTGGGGCGTGCTCAATCTGGGTAACGTCAACATCTTCTTCCAGCTCGTGGAGCGCGGTGAGGCGATTGTTGGCACCAGCCCCAAAGAGATCTTTGACGGTCCGCTCTCGGTCTCGCTGATTGTGGCGGCCATCGCGCACCTGATCTTCTTGATCACGGCGATGATGCAGCCGATTGAGCCGGAGCTCACCGATCTCGAGGTCATGGATCGCTTCGCGCGCTTTGCCGTCGATGACGTCGACGCTGCGCTTGAAGAAGAAGAGGAAGTGGAGGAGCCCGCCGAGGACACCACCGGCAAGAAGGCCGGCGGCGAAGAGGGCGAGTTCGGTGACCCGGATGAAGACATGCCTGACTCCAAGATCCCGAAGGTCGACGGTCCGATGGTCGATGAGATCGATGTGAAGAACATCGGTGTGCACGAAGCGCTGAGCAACAACATCATCAGCGATGGCCCGCTGGCCAACCTCTTCGGCAACTCGGAAGGCTTTGACTCCAAGATGAACGTCGCGATGAGCGGCGAAGGTGGCGAGCTGCAGATCGGTCGTGGCCAGGGCGGCATGGGCATGCGCGGCAGCGGCAGCGGCGGTGGTGGCGAAGGCTTCGGTCGCGTCGGTGGCCTGGGTAAGGTCGACACCGGTGGCGGCAAAGGCACCGGCGCAGCGCTGGGCAAGAAGAAAGAGCGTAAGGTTGAAGCCCGTATGTCGACCGGTGCGCCGGCCGTCGGTGACTTCTGCGACCCGGGCAACATTCGTTCGGTGGTCAGTCGTCGCCAGCCGGCCATCCGCCACTGCTTTGAGCGTGAGCTTCAGACCAACCCCACCCTGAGTGGTAACATCACCGCGACCTGGCGCGTGCAGCTGGACGGCTCGGTCTCCAACGCCGCGATTGCCAGCTCGACGATGAACAACTCCTCGGTGGAGAGCTGCATCACCCGCGTGATTGATCGTCTGCGCTTTGAGAAGCCCGACGGTGGTGTCTGCGTGATTAACTACCCCTTCGTCTTCTCGGGTATCGAATAA
- the grxC gene encoding glutaredoxin 3: MAEVIIYRTQFCPYCDMAKRLFRELDVPFEEIDVTHDPDARAELIQRTGGKRTVPQIFINGTSVGGFTDVQALQRTGELTTMLGGE; encoded by the coding sequence ATGGCCGAAGTCATCATCTACCGCACCCAGTTCTGCCCCTATTGCGACATGGCCAAGCGCCTCTTTCGCGAGCTCGATGTGCCTTTTGAAGAAATCGACGTCACCCACGATCCCGACGCCCGCGCGGAACTCATCCAGCGCACCGGCGGCAAGCGCACTGTCCCCCAGATCTTCATCAACGGAACATCCGTCGGCGGCTTTACCGACGTGCAAGCCCTCCAGCGCACCGGGGAGCTCACCACGATGCTCGGCGGCGAATAA